One part of the Desulfovibrio aminophilus DSM 12254 genome encodes these proteins:
- a CDS encoding 2-oxoacid:ferredoxin oxidoreductase subunit beta — translation MVSVEEYGQYETAWCPGCGNHAILKAVKKALAGLGLAPHEVLMVTGIGQAAKAPLYMNCNMFTGLHGRALPAATGARLANPELTVIVESGDGCSYGEGGNHFLAALRRNVNLTLLAHDNQVYGLTKGQASPTTMQGMKTKAQPFGQPSMAFSPLAVAVTMRAGFVARGFSGEIDHLAGLIQEAVRHPGFALVDILQPCVSFNKLNTFSWYKERVYRLGPEHDPTDFSQAMNKALEFGERIPIGVIARNDRPPFETGVPGLTRGPLAARSLNRDELRRIVESYA, via the coding sequence ATGGTCAGCGTGGAAGAGTATGGACAGTACGAGACGGCTTGGTGCCCGGGGTGCGGCAATCACGCCATTCTCAAGGCCGTGAAGAAGGCCCTGGCCGGTTTGGGGCTCGCGCCCCACGAAGTGCTCATGGTCACGGGCATCGGCCAGGCGGCCAAGGCTCCGTTGTATATGAACTGCAACATGTTCACCGGCCTGCACGGTCGGGCTCTGCCCGCGGCCACCGGTGCGCGTCTCGCCAACCCGGAACTGACCGTCATCGTGGAGAGCGGCGACGGGTGCAGCTACGGCGAGGGCGGCAACCATTTCCTGGCGGCCCTGCGGCGCAACGTGAACTTGACGCTTTTGGCCCACGACAACCAAGTCTACGGTCTGACCAAGGGGCAGGCCAGCCCGACGACCATGCAGGGCATGAAGACCAAAGCCCAACCCTTCGGTCAGCCCTCGATGGCCTTCAGTCCCCTGGCCGTGGCCGTGACCATGCGCGCTGGTTTCGTGGCCCGGGGGTTCTCCGGGGAGATCGATCACCTGGCCGGGCTCATCCAGGAGGCCGTGCGGCATCCGGGTTTCGCCCTGGTGGACATTCTCCAGCCCTGCGTCTCGTTCAACAAGCTGAACACCTTCTCCTGGTACAAGGAACGAGTTTACAGGCTCGGTCCGGAGCACGATCCCACGGATTTCTCACAGGCCATGAACAAGGCCCTGGAATTCGGGGAGCGCATCCCCATCGGCGTGATCGCGCGCAACGATCGACCCCCGTTCGAGACGGGCGTGCCCGGGCTGACCCGTGGGCCGCTGGCCGCCCGGAGCCTGAACCGTGACGAGCTGCGTCGGATCGTGGAGTCCTATGCCTGA
- a CDS encoding ferritin gives MLGKKMEKALNDQITWEFYSGYIYLSMSAWFQAQGLPGFANWMEVQNQEEVFHATKMFRYVLESGAKVELGAIAKPKAAWKKPLDAFQDALAHEQGVTARINALVDLAQKEKDHATNNFLQWFVSEQVEEEANVSDIISKLRLVGDGGALFMLDKDLATRVFTPPVGA, from the coding sequence ATGCTCGGCAAGAAGATGGAAAAAGCCCTCAACGACCAGATCACCTGGGAATTCTATTCCGGCTACATCTATCTCTCCATGTCCGCCTGGTTCCAGGCGCAGGGCCTGCCCGGCTTCGCCAACTGGATGGAAGTCCAGAACCAGGAGGAGGTCTTCCACGCCACCAAGATGTTCCGCTACGTCCTGGAGTCCGGCGCCAAGGTGGAGTTGGGCGCCATCGCCAAGCCCAAGGCCGCCTGGAAGAAGCCCCTGGACGCCTTCCAGGACGCCCTGGCCCACGAGCAGGGCGTGACCGCCCGGATCAACGCGCTTGTGGATCTGGCCCAAAAGGAGAAGGACCACGCCACGAACAACTTCCTGCAGTGGTTCGTGTCCGAGCAGGTGGAGGAGGAGGCCAACGTCTCCGACATCATCTCCAAGCTCAGGTTGGTGGGTGACGGCGGCGCGCTGTTCATGCTGGACAAGGATCTGGCGACACGCGTGTTCACACCGCCGGTCGGAGCCTAG
- a CDS encoding pyruvate ferredoxin oxidoreductase subunit gamma codes for MIEIRIHGRGGQGGVTSAELLARAAIADGRFAQAFPSFGPERRGAPVQAFVRVDGKKIRLREKIYEPDLVLVLDPTLLDIVDVAEGLKEGGMVVVNSAQPAEELKRKYGWPKAACVDAGKVALEELGVPITNTTMLGALLKASGLLDVDGMREVIDERFGPKLGPKNYKALERAFRETAVA; via the coding sequence ATGATCGAGATTCGCATTCACGGCAGGGGCGGGCAGGGCGGCGTGACCTCGGCGGAGCTTCTGGCCCGGGCGGCCATCGCCGACGGGCGGTTCGCCCAGGCCTTCCCGAGCTTCGGGCCCGAGCGGCGCGGCGCGCCGGTGCAGGCCTTCGTGCGCGTGGACGGCAAGAAGATCCGCCTGCGCGAAAAGATTTACGAGCCGGACTTGGTCCTGGTCCTGGACCCCACGCTGCTGGACATCGTGGATGTGGCCGAGGGCCTCAAGGAAGGTGGCATGGTCGTGGTCAACTCGGCCCAGCCCGCCGAGGAATTGAAACGCAAGTACGGCTGGCCCAAGGCCGCCTGCGTGGACGCCGGCAAGGTGGCCCTGGAGGAACTGGGGGTGCCGATCACCAACACGACCATGCTCGGGGCTCTGCTCAAGGCCTCCGGGCTCCTGGACGTGGACGGCATGCGCGAGGTCATTGACGAGCGCTTCGGCCCCAAGCTGGGGCCCAAGAACTACAAGGCCCTGGAGCGCGCCTTCCGGGAGACCGCCGTCGCCTAG
- a CDS encoding YbaB/EbfC family nucleoid-associated protein yields MKGMNEMLRQAQIMQKKLLAAQEGLKSKVVEAASGGGMVMVQANGSQEIISVTIDPSVVASGDVEMLQDLVLAAVNEALKKAKEIMEQEMGQVTGGMRIPGLL; encoded by the coding sequence ATGAAGGGCATGAACGAGATGCTGCGGCAGGCGCAGATCATGCAGAAAAAGCTGCTCGCCGCCCAGGAAGGCTTGAAGTCCAAGGTAGTGGAGGCCGCCAGCGGAGGCGGCATGGTCATGGTCCAGGCCAACGGAAGCCAGGAGATCATTTCCGTGACCATCGACCCCTCCGTGGTCGCTTCGGGTGACGTCGAGATGCTGCAGGATCTGGTCCTGGCCGCCGTCAACGAGGCCCTCAAGAAGGCCAAGGAGATCATGGAGCAGGAGATGGGGCAGGTCACGGGCGGCATGCGCATCCCGGGTCTGCTCTAG
- the recD2 gene encoding SF1B family DNA helicase RecD2, whose product MPETITVEIHTVVFSNPDNGYTVARGRCKDEPGLTTIVGCLGRPSPGESLILTGEWKFHPRFGRQFEVQTFEQGRPATENGVIRFLASAAIKNVGPKLAERMVSKFGMEVLDILDDEPEKLLEVRGISKKKLVDIVDSWSRQREIKNLIVFLHSHEVPPTFAPRIFQLWGAQAVAKLRENPYELAYEIRGVGFKTADNMALKLGFAPDAPARLEAAVVYALFSLSERAGHLFCPKDKLFEEVSRMLGGGLDPQALDDALAVLEEKKRVRVEPLPELEIDDAVYLQHFWKWERETAQRLFGLAAHPTPVSRAKVEATLPKVEKVVGIELTPEQREAVFGACVNKSFIITGGPGTGKTTITRAVVRTLQDLGLKIKLAAPTGRAAKRMTEATGFPAQTVHRMLQYQPDGSFHYCEEQKLKADVLVVDEASMLDAQLFLSVLRALPLTCRLVLVGDVNQLPSVGPGNVLGDLLESGAVPSAVLTHIFRQALESCIIRNAHRINAGQFPVLDPRPAPEADFFWVVQEDPQRVQSIIVETVCQRIPERYGLDPLREVQVLTPMHKGEVGTQALNEVLQDRLNPRLGPEIKRGNCRFRVGDRVLQLRNNYDKDVFNGDLGWILDLDPEEGSLVVDFEGDAVPYEPSELDDLALAYAVSVHKSQGSEYPAVVMPVVTQHYLLLQRNLLYTGLTRARRLAVLVGSERALRIGLNNVTAGRRQTYLRHRLREVFANSLLA is encoded by the coding sequence GTGCCCGAAACCATCACCGTCGAAATCCACACTGTCGTCTTCTCCAACCCGGACAACGGCTACACCGTGGCCCGGGGCCGCTGCAAGGACGAGCCCGGCCTGACCACCATCGTCGGCTGCTTGGGCCGCCCCTCCCCGGGCGAGTCCCTGATCCTCACCGGAGAGTGGAAGTTCCATCCGCGCTTCGGCCGCCAGTTCGAGGTCCAGACCTTCGAGCAGGGCCGCCCGGCCACGGAGAACGGCGTGATCCGCTTCCTGGCCTCGGCGGCGATCAAAAACGTGGGCCCCAAGCTGGCCGAGCGCATGGTGAGCAAGTTCGGCATGGAGGTTCTGGACATCCTCGACGACGAGCCGGAGAAGCTCCTGGAGGTGCGCGGCATCTCCAAGAAGAAGCTGGTGGACATCGTGGATTCCTGGAGCCGCCAGCGGGAGATCAAGAACCTCATCGTCTTTCTGCACAGCCACGAGGTCCCGCCCACCTTCGCCCCGCGCATCTTCCAGCTCTGGGGCGCGCAGGCCGTGGCCAAGCTGCGCGAGAATCCCTACGAGCTGGCCTACGAGATCAGGGGCGTGGGCTTCAAGACCGCCGACAACATGGCCCTCAAGCTGGGCTTCGCCCCGGACGCGCCCGCGCGCCTGGAGGCCGCCGTGGTCTATGCCCTGTTCTCCCTGAGCGAGCGGGCCGGGCACCTCTTCTGCCCCAAGGACAAGCTCTTCGAGGAGGTCTCGCGCATGCTCGGCGGCGGCCTGGACCCCCAGGCCCTGGACGACGCCCTGGCCGTCCTGGAGGAGAAGAAGCGGGTCCGGGTGGAGCCCCTGCCCGAGCTGGAGATCGACGACGCCGTCTACCTCCAGCATTTCTGGAAGTGGGAGCGTGAAACCGCCCAGCGACTCTTCGGCTTGGCCGCCCACCCCACGCCCGTGAGCCGGGCCAAGGTGGAGGCGACCCTGCCCAAGGTGGAGAAGGTGGTGGGCATCGAGCTGACCCCGGAGCAGCGCGAGGCCGTGTTCGGGGCCTGTGTGAACAAGTCCTTCATCATCACCGGCGGCCCGGGCACCGGCAAGACCACCATCACCCGGGCCGTGGTCCGCACGCTTCAGGATCTGGGCCTGAAGATCAAGCTGGCCGCGCCCACGGGCCGCGCCGCCAAGCGCATGACCGAGGCCACGGGCTTTCCGGCCCAGACCGTGCACCGCATGCTTCAGTACCAGCCCGACGGCTCGTTCCACTACTGCGAGGAGCAGAAGCTCAAGGCCGACGTGCTCGTGGTGGACGAAGCCTCCATGCTCGACGCCCAGCTTTTCCTTTCCGTGTTGCGGGCCCTGCCTCTGACCTGCCGCCTCGTTCTGGTGGGCGACGTGAACCAGTTGCCCTCCGTAGGCCCGGGCAATGTGTTGGGCGACCTGCTGGAAAGCGGAGCCGTGCCCTCGGCCGTGCTCACGCACATCTTCCGCCAGGCCCTGGAGAGCTGCATCATCCGCAACGCCCACCGCATCAATGCCGGGCAGTTTCCGGTGCTCGACCCTCGTCCGGCGCCGGAAGCCGACTTCTTCTGGGTCGTGCAGGAAGACCCGCAACGGGTCCAGTCCATCATCGTGGAAACCGTCTGCCAGCGCATCCCCGAACGCTACGGCCTGGACCCCCTGCGCGAGGTCCAGGTGCTCACGCCCATGCACAAGGGCGAGGTCGGCACCCAGGCCCTGAACGAGGTGCTCCAGGATCGCCTGAACCCCCGCCTGGGCCCGGAGATCAAGCGCGGCAACTGCCGCTTCCGGGTCGGCGACCGGGTTCTGCAGCTGCGCAACAACTACGACAAGGACGTGTTCAACGGCGACCTGGGCTGGATCCTGGACCTGGATCCGGAGGAGGGCTCCCTGGTGGTGGACTTCGAGGGCGACGCCGTGCCCTACGAGCCCTCGGAGCTGGACGACCTGGCCCTGGCCTACGCCGTGAGCGTGCACAAATCCCAGGGCAGCGAATACCCGGCCGTGGTCATGCCCGTGGTCACCCAGCACTACCTTCTGCTGCAGCGCAACCTGCTCTACACCGGTCTGACCCGGGCGCGGCGGCTGGCCGTGCTGGTAGGCAGCGAGCGGGCCCTGCGCATCGGCCTGAACAACGTCACCGCCGGTCGTCGTCAGACTTATCTGCGCCACCGCTTGCGCGAGGTCTTCGCCAACAGCCTTCTGGCCTGA
- a CDS encoding 2-oxoacid:acceptor oxidoreductase subunit alpha — MSGPGINIVIGGEAGQGLVTVGDTLSRALTRAGYEIIVTQDYMSRIRGGHNTFAIRTGPDPVLAPTMDIDILVALDQESVDLHAGQLTARGLIVAGDDLRLPDAPCLRVPYRRLAPKPLYDNVAALGVLGSAICNDLSILERLVSEAFGKKGPEVVEANLSVLRAAYAWVRQQEPSFACMPPAPADAGPRIMLNGNEAIALGALAGGCDFLSFYPMTPGTSVALTLIDKGRATGLVAEQAEDEIAAVNMALGAAYAGARAIVSTSGGGFALMCEGVSLAGMLELSVVIVVAQRPGPATGLPTRTEQADLNLVLYAGHGEFPRAVFAPGGVEDCFYLTHRAFDLAERYQSPAFVLTDQFLADSHRSVAPFDLDALPAPPEHLLRPEEGRAYKRYRITEDGVSPRAIPGFSEALVVSDSDEHTEDGKLTEDLSVRTAMQDKRLRKGYGLIEETVPPDYYGPDRPALLLVCWGSTLGAALEAMRHLEGREMRAAVLHFRQVWPLNGRQFLPFLEEAGRVVMVEGNSTGQLAALIRQETGFLIDNLILRYDGLPFTAAFILAGLGKLDV, encoded by the coding sequence ATGAGCGGACCGGGCATCAATATCGTCATCGGCGGTGAAGCCGGACAGGGTCTGGTGACGGTCGGCGACACCCTGTCCCGGGCCCTGACTCGCGCCGGGTACGAGATCATCGTCACCCAGGACTACATGTCGCGCATACGGGGCGGCCACAACACCTTCGCCATCCGCACCGGGCCGGACCCGGTTCTGGCCCCCACCATGGACATCGACATCCTGGTGGCCCTGGACCAAGAGAGCGTGGACCTGCACGCCGGGCAGCTCACGGCCCGAGGGCTCATCGTGGCCGGAGACGACCTCCGGTTGCCTGACGCGCCCTGCCTGCGGGTGCCCTATCGTCGCCTGGCTCCCAAGCCGCTCTATGACAACGTGGCGGCCCTGGGCGTGCTCGGCTCGGCGATCTGCAACGATCTGAGCATCCTGGAAAGGCTCGTGTCCGAGGCCTTCGGGAAGAAGGGCCCGGAGGTGGTCGAAGCCAACCTGTCCGTGCTCCGGGCGGCCTACGCCTGGGTCAGGCAGCAGGAGCCCTCCTTCGCCTGCATGCCGCCCGCGCCGGCCGACGCCGGCCCCCGGATCATGCTCAACGGCAACGAGGCCATCGCCCTGGGCGCGCTGGCCGGAGGCTGCGACTTCCTGTCCTTCTATCCCATGACCCCGGGCACCTCCGTGGCCCTGACCCTCATCGACAAGGGCCGCGCGACCGGGCTGGTGGCCGAGCAGGCCGAGGACGAGATCGCGGCCGTGAACATGGCCCTGGGCGCGGCCTATGCCGGAGCCCGGGCCATCGTCTCCACTTCGGGCGGCGGCTTCGCGCTCATGTGCGAGGGAGTGAGCCTGGCTGGCATGCTTGAGCTGTCCGTCGTCATCGTAGTGGCCCAGCGGCCCGGCCCGGCCACGGGACTGCCGACCCGCACCGAGCAGGCCGACCTGAACCTCGTGCTCTACGCCGGGCATGGCGAGTTTCCCCGGGCCGTGTTCGCCCCCGGCGGGGTGGAGGACTGCTTCTACCTGACGCATCGGGCCTTCGATCTGGCCGAGCGCTACCAGTCCCCGGCCTTCGTGCTCACGGACCAGTTCCTGGCTGATTCCCACCGCTCCGTGGCCCCCTTCGACCTGGACGCCCTGCCCGCGCCGCCGGAACACCTGCTCCGGCCGGAGGAGGGCCGAGCCTACAAACGCTATCGGATCACCGAGGACGGGGTGTCGCCCCGGGCCATTCCCGGGTTCTCCGAGGCCCTGGTGGTCTCCGACTCCGACGAGCACACCGAGGACGGCAAGCTCACCGAGGATCTATCCGTGCGTACGGCCATGCAGGACAAGCGCCTGCGCAAGGGTTACGGGCTCATCGAGGAGACCGTGCCGCCGGATTACTACGGCCCGGATCGGCCCGCCCTCCTGCTGGTCTGCTGGGGTTCGACCCTGGGCGCGGCCTTGGAGGCCATGCGACACCTGGAGGGAAGGGAGATGCGCGCGGCGGTCCTGCATTTCCGGCAGGTCTGGCCGCTCAATGGGAGACAGTTCCTGCCCTTCCTGGAAGAGGCCGGGCGCGTGGTCATGGTGGAGGGCAACTCCACGGGCCAGCTGGCGGCCCTCATCCGCCAGGAAACCGGCTTTCTCATCGACAACCTGATCCTGCGCTACGACGGCCTGCCCTTCACCGCCGCCTTCATTCTGGCCGGTCTGGGCAAGCTCGACGTCTGA
- a CDS encoding GGDEF domain-containing protein, whose product MPQTIFHSGRLSLRGRQTKDDRRDTPHPPLTGNLRHSPSTSLVLFAIQDHYLYSELFGEDLVRRIEDQLRLSLLSCGADLAREEDIHCLTSESGEYLLIWPSAKDENLADLSYAMKIKAQNELKRTMLKWTGREVELGIGFARFEAGGAGDWEKRFLQAVTEARRSARSRLDLSRLEIASRFNELLRSKAVSAFYQPIMDFSTGTIMGWEALARGPAGSSFQSPIMLFELAEQLERLFALEEICREKAIMNLGDITPDQKLFLNIHPRTMVDPEFTPGKTLQLLELAGMKPGNIVFEITERHRLQDFGLFHRTLEHYRSQGFQVAVDDVGAGYSGLSSIAEIQPDFMKIDMSLVTNVDRDPVKRALLETITTFAEKIGAKIIAEGIENRAQAICLLDIGVHYGQGYFLARPAFPRPCLAVEADELRLVGDLSQKSFSCSMPVGKLAEAPHAVSLEFLVSEAQHFFEKNRAFSSLVVTSGDTPKGLIMEYHLNRQLSSQYGVALFFKRPVDSVMDENPLVVDETAPVEQVAKQAMQREHLKAYDDVIVTKKGKLFGVVTVQRIMNTLAQVQVEMAKGTNPLTGLPGNVLMEQEIEARIARNKAFSLIYADLDHFKVYNDTYGFKNGDRIIKLAADILAWAVKKYGPGDARLCHIGGDDFVILTGNDSAEPICRAAIRCFKRLVRNCYCLADRQKGWIQAVGRDGMERQFPLVSISLGIMEIGGKCTLLEIGERAAHIKKYAKSFPGNSFARDRRPPLGSEEAAACA is encoded by the coding sequence ATGCCCCAGACCATCTTCCATTCCGGGCGACTCTCCCTGCGCGGCAGACAGACCAAGGACGACCGGCGAGACACGCCCCATCCCCCGCTGACCGGCAATCTCCGTCACTCCCCGTCCACCAGCCTGGTTCTTTTCGCGATCCAGGACCACTATCTCTACAGCGAACTGTTCGGAGAGGATCTGGTGCGCCGCATCGAGGACCAGCTCCGGCTGTCGCTTCTGAGCTGCGGCGCGGACTTGGCCCGCGAGGAGGACATCCACTGCCTGACTTCCGAGTCGGGGGAGTATCTCCTGATCTGGCCATCGGCCAAAGATGAAAACCTCGCCGACTTGTCCTACGCCATGAAGATCAAGGCCCAGAACGAGCTGAAGCGGACCATGCTCAAATGGACCGGCCGCGAGGTGGAGCTGGGCATCGGCTTCGCCCGTTTTGAAGCGGGCGGCGCTGGGGATTGGGAGAAACGCTTTTTACAGGCCGTGACCGAGGCCCGGCGCTCGGCCCGCTCGCGCCTGGACCTCTCCAGGCTGGAAATCGCCTCCCGCTTCAACGAACTCCTGCGCTCAAAGGCCGTGAGCGCCTTCTACCAGCCCATCATGGACTTCTCCACGGGCACGATCATGGGCTGGGAGGCCCTGGCCCGCGGCCCGGCGGGCTCCTCCTTCCAGTCGCCGATCATGCTCTTCGAGCTGGCCGAGCAGCTGGAGCGGCTCTTCGCCCTGGAGGAAATCTGCCGGGAAAAGGCCATCATGAATCTGGGCGACATCACCCCGGACCAGAAACTCTTCCTGAACATCCATCCGCGCACCATGGTCGACCCCGAATTCACCCCGGGGAAGACGCTCCAGCTCCTCGAGTTGGCGGGCATGAAGCCTGGCAACATCGTCTTCGAGATCACGGAACGCCACAGACTCCAGGATTTCGGACTCTTTCACCGGACCCTGGAACACTACCGCAGCCAGGGTTTCCAGGTGGCCGTGGACGATGTGGGCGCGGGCTACTCGGGACTCTCCTCCATCGCCGAGATCCAGCCGGACTTCATGAAGATCGACATGTCCCTGGTGACCAACGTGGATCGCGATCCGGTGAAACGAGCCCTGTTGGAGACCATCACCACCTTCGCGGAAAAGATCGGGGCCAAAATCATCGCCGAGGGCATCGAAAACCGGGCGCAGGCCATCTGTCTCCTGGACATCGGCGTACACTACGGTCAGGGCTACTTCCTGGCACGGCCCGCCTTTCCCCGCCCCTGTCTGGCCGTGGAGGCAGACGAACTCAGGCTGGTAGGCGACCTGTCCCAGAAATCGTTCAGCTGCTCCATGCCCGTTGGCAAGCTGGCCGAGGCTCCGCACGCGGTATCGCTGGAATTCCTCGTCTCCGAGGCCCAGCACTTCTTCGAGAAAAACCGTGCGTTTTCCAGCCTGGTGGTGACGAGCGGCGACACGCCCAAGGGCTTGATCATGGAGTACCACCTCAACCGCCAGCTCTCCTCGCAGTACGGCGTGGCCCTGTTCTTCAAGCGGCCGGTGGACTCGGTCATGGACGAGAACCCGCTCGTGGTGGACGAGACCGCGCCCGTGGAGCAGGTGGCCAAGCAGGCCATGCAGCGTGAGCACCTCAAGGCCTACGACGACGTCATCGTGACCAAGAAGGGCAAGCTGTTCGGCGTGGTCACGGTGCAGAGGATCATGAACACCCTGGCCCAAGTCCAGGTAGAGATGGCCAAGGGCACCAACCCACTCACCGGCCTGCCAGGCAACGTGCTCATGGAGCAAGAGATCGAGGCCCGCATCGCCCGCAACAAGGCCTTCAGTCTGATCTACGCCGACCTGGACCACTTCAAGGTCTACAACGACACCTACGGCTTCAAGAACGGCGATCGGATCATCAAACTCGCGGCCGACATCCTCGCCTGGGCGGTGAAGAAGTATGGCCCGGGCGACGCTCGACTCTGCCACATCGGCGGCGACGACTTCGTCATCCTCACCGGAAACGACTCGGCCGAGCCCATCTGCCGGGCCGCGATCCGCTGCTTCAAACGTCTGGTCCGCAACTGCTACTGCCTGGCCGACCGCCAAAAGGGCTGGATCCAGGCCGTGGGCCGCGACGGCATGGAGCGCCAGTTCCCCCTGGTGTCCATCTCCCTGGGCATCATGGAGATCGGCGGCAAGTGCACCCTGCTGGAGATCGGTGAGCGCGCGGCGCACATCAAGAAATACGCCAAGTCCTTTCCGGGCAACTCGTTCGCCCGCGATCGCCGCCCTCCCCTGGGCAGCGAGGAGGCTGCGGCCTGCGCATGA
- the recR gene encoding recombination mediator RecR, translated as MDKLPGPLKDVVERLTRLPGIGPKSALRIGLHLLKLPRESAQDFGRGIIELRERLCLCEECASLAETSPCPLCSDPARLPDQLCLVADWDSLLNMEEMGLYKGRYLVLGGLLSPLDGIGPGNLEFERLRRRLARGEVREIVLALGATLESETTASYVKNLVEADFPEVAVSRLAQGIPMGGEVKYMDRETLRQSLLYRQKV; from the coding sequence GTGGACAAGCTTCCCGGTCCCCTCAAGGACGTGGTGGAGCGGCTCACGCGGCTGCCGGGCATCGGGCCCAAGTCGGCCCTGCGCATCGGCCTGCACCTGCTCAAGCTGCCCCGGGAATCGGCCCAGGACTTCGGCCGCGGCATCATCGAGCTGCGGGAACGGCTCTGCCTCTGCGAAGAGTGCGCCAGTCTGGCCGAGACCAGCCCGTGCCCCCTGTGTTCGGATCCCGCGCGGCTGCCGGATCAGCTTTGTCTGGTGGCCGACTGGGACTCGCTCCTGAACATGGAGGAGATGGGGCTGTACAAGGGGCGCTATCTCGTCCTGGGCGGACTGCTCTCGCCCTTGGACGGGATCGGGCCGGGGAACCTGGAGTTCGAGCGCCTGCGTCGCCGTCTGGCCCGGGGCGAGGTGCGCGAGATCGTCCTGGCCCTCGGGGCGACGCTGGAGTCCGAGACCACGGCGTCCTACGTCAAGAACCTGGTGGAGGCGGATTTCCCGGAGGTGGCCGTGAGCCGCCTAGCCCAGGGCATCCCCATGGGCGGGGAGGTCAAGTACATGGACAGGGAGACGCTCAGGCAGTCTCTCCTGTACCGTCAGAAGGTCTAA